In one Janibacter cremeus genomic region, the following are encoded:
- a CDS encoding glycosyltransferase, with protein MKSAPQRRHRLVLLTSSFYPVEGGAERQLRTVLGSLHEDIDTSVVTRNTGAQLPKDVHDTPEELRVVRVGWPPLFRGRLKALGQIYFLTVGTIRAIQAKPETVLSLQLGAASTAASIAARSTSASHIIRLTGGARMGARSEPVARSQKWPSRLHMRWITKGATLVAPGRHLLRDAEEHLPSTLSGRFYVPNAVTDCASSASNIGVSGDVLWYHRKDATEASQQLLLHLANRYPKARFTVIGRELPSAPSNTVNLGWVDDVRGVCARHRVLLNTTLFEGMPNVALQALAAGCRVLGVKNNAMMELMDSFPDNVVVSDPYDPEGFSDKLGSLLSLPRGAAQSVPDTESVRVLWREVIKGTKEK; from the coding sequence ATGAAGAGTGCACCCCAACGGCGCCACCGGCTCGTTCTTCTTACCAGCAGTTTCTATCCCGTTGAAGGTGGCGCTGAACGCCAGCTGCGGACGGTACTGGGCAGCCTTCACGAAGATATCGATACGAGTGTAGTGACTCGCAATACTGGCGCCCAATTACCTAAGGACGTCCACGACACACCCGAGGAACTCCGAGTGGTTCGTGTTGGTTGGCCACCCCTTTTCCGTGGTCGATTGAAGGCGCTAGGCCAAATCTACTTTCTAACTGTGGGAACCATCCGTGCCATACAAGCCAAGCCGGAGACTGTACTCAGTCTCCAACTTGGAGCTGCGTCCACTGCTGCTAGCATCGCTGCTCGTAGTACGTCAGCAAGCCATATCATTCGACTCACCGGCGGGGCGCGCATGGGGGCACGGAGCGAACCGGTCGCACGATCTCAGAAATGGCCGTCCAGGCTACACATGCGCTGGATAACTAAGGGTGCAACATTAGTTGCGCCGGGACGTCATCTCCTTCGGGACGCTGAAGAACATCTTCCGTCGACGCTCAGTGGACGGTTTTACGTTCCCAACGCCGTTACAGACTGCGCCAGCTCCGCGAGTAATATAGGCGTGAGTGGCGACGTCCTTTGGTACCACCGCAAGGATGCGACCGAAGCGAGCCAGCAATTGCTGCTGCATCTTGCCAACCGATACCCGAAGGCACGTTTCACTGTGATCGGTCGGGAACTACCTTCAGCTCCGTCGAATACTGTGAACCTCGGCTGGGTTGATGACGTTAGAGGAGTATGCGCGAGGCATAGAGTCCTCCTCAACACGACCCTATTTGAGGGTATGCCGAATGTCGCATTACAGGCGCTCGCTGCCGGGTGCCGTGTGCTCGGCGTCAAGAACAACGCCATGATGGAACTGATGGACTCCTTTCCAGACAACGTAGTAGTCAGCGACCCATATGATCCTGAGGGGTTCTCAGACAAGCTAGGCTCGTTGTTGTCCCTACCTCGAGGCGCGGCCCAGTCCGTTCCAGACACAGAGTCTGTCCGCGTTCTTTGGCGCGAAGTAATCAAAGGCACAAAGGAGAAATAA
- a CDS encoding O-antigen ligase family protein has protein sequence MLTFGPPILIFSIGALICLYVALLTPSLLFGTGIVLSFSGGVHSNLIAIGYALMGAGLGGFLITRMPSGDVYSRLRTVGLLSALLVWIGSASSGAAGAGVFYALFASLIAVVFVARSSVDRMVEAVGRVYIVFIGAAWLQYLITDQASRFAALSGNPNRLAFGVALMLPFGLATLKRSRHLAGLKQLALVIVTGHSIFLSESRQGMIAIAITALLWLTSQLPRRFFPWALISIGVAFALVVYNLSATDLVQSDLTTLGDRLPYYYAAVETISNAPVFGSGATHVSGLGLEGSAHSTPLALMAQAGVLAGLMWLAILLIAISRVARLPFGHPVQLSLFALALLQLVQNLHHQPLSWLILAAAIGIGPKNNKESGNEECTPTAPPARSSYQQFLSR, from the coding sequence TTGCTGACCTTCGGCCCACCTATTCTAATTTTCTCTATTGGTGCCCTGATTTGCTTATACGTGGCGCTACTAACTCCCAGTCTGCTGTTCGGAACGGGCATCGTCCTGTCCTTCTCTGGCGGTGTGCATAGTAACCTCATTGCAATTGGCTATGCTCTCATGGGCGCAGGGCTAGGCGGATTCCTCATCACCAGAATGCCAAGCGGTGATGTCTACAGTCGGCTAAGAACTGTCGGCCTCCTCTCCGCCCTCTTGGTATGGATTGGCTCGGCCAGCAGTGGTGCGGCCGGGGCAGGCGTGTTCTATGCGCTTTTTGCGTCGCTTATCGCAGTTGTGTTCGTGGCAAGATCTTCCGTCGACCGCATGGTTGAGGCAGTTGGGCGCGTCTACATCGTTTTCATCGGAGCGGCTTGGTTGCAGTACCTGATTACGGACCAGGCATCCCGATTTGCAGCTCTGAGTGGGAATCCCAACCGCCTGGCCTTCGGCGTCGCGCTGATGCTTCCCTTCGGCCTCGCGACCCTGAAAAGAAGTCGTCACCTCGCTGGCCTCAAACAGTTAGCACTGGTAATCGTCACAGGTCATTCCATCTTCCTGTCGGAGTCCCGACAGGGGATGATAGCAATTGCCATCACTGCACTCCTATGGCTCACCAGCCAACTCCCGCGGAGATTCTTTCCTTGGGCTTTAATCAGTATTGGAGTCGCATTCGCACTCGTCGTCTACAATTTGTCCGCTACTGACCTAGTACAGAGCGACTTGACCACTTTGGGCGATCGATTGCCGTACTACTATGCGGCTGTCGAGACCATCTCCAACGCGCCTGTATTCGGCAGTGGAGCAACGCATGTATCGGGCCTCGGCCTTGAAGGCTCCGCGCATTCTACCCCCCTAGCGCTTATGGCCCAAGCGGGCGTCCTTGCTGGTCTTATGTGGTTGGCCATCCTCCTTATTGCTATTAGTAGGGTTGCTCGACTTCCTTTTGGCCATCCGGTTCAGTTGAGCCTCTTCGCCCTCGCCCTCCTCCAACTCGTACAGAATTTGCACCACCAACCTCTCTCTTGGCTCATCCTGGCCGCCGCGATCGGAATTGGCCCTAAAAACAATAAGGAATCAGGGAATGAAGAGTGCACCCCAACGGCGCCACCGGCTCGTTCTTCTTACCAGCAGTTTCTATCCCGTTGA
- a CDS encoding glycosyltransferase family 4 protein, with translation MFLFRTDRIGGSERRAGEVASLLRSRGTEVIAVNVSSGNSAASQFFKKHFTTLHPEKSVTSALKRCSQINANAVVTYGMRMTLPARALSVLGIISGSLYNARNGLDMNWPTWWHALDRATQAGNKFLANSQAVKEHLIAHGIAAKRIHVLPPALPDEWFSTLTPRTKRPLRIAMIGNHRPEKNQVLGVRAFLSSRIRAELIIYTDSAEWLPSELARWEIPELARVQAITNHTMEPSDYDEVDVVLHTSLSESVPRVLLEAASRGCRIIATDVGSTDSVLQGTVHRLLSPEPSMDEVTQALLDIAPSAPLDAPERVRITNSWTLTAYSCAFLDNVLRNREAPSPC, from the coding sequence GTGTTCCTCTTTAGGACCGACCGCATTGGCGGATCAGAACGCCGCGCTGGCGAGGTCGCCTCGCTGCTGAGGAGCAGGGGCACCGAAGTCATAGCAGTGAACGTGTCTAGCGGCAATTCCGCGGCCAGCCAGTTCTTCAAAAAGCATTTCACGACACTGCATCCAGAAAAGAGCGTCACCTCCGCCCTGAAACGCTGCTCCCAGATAAACGCGAACGCAGTCGTGACATACGGGATGAGGATGACTCTCCCGGCGAGAGCCCTCTCTGTGCTAGGAATCATATCTGGCTCGTTGTACAACGCCAGGAATGGACTAGACATGAACTGGCCGACGTGGTGGCATGCCCTAGATAGAGCGACTCAAGCCGGTAACAAATTCCTCGCCAACTCTCAGGCGGTGAAGGAACATCTCATAGCCCATGGGATCGCGGCGAAACGGATTCACGTACTACCCCCAGCACTTCCGGACGAGTGGTTCTCCACGCTTACTCCGCGGACAAAGCGGCCCCTCCGGATTGCGATGATAGGAAACCATCGACCGGAAAAGAATCAAGTATTAGGCGTTCGTGCCTTTCTCTCTAGCCGCATCCGTGCAGAATTGATCATCTATACAGATAGCGCAGAGTGGCTCCCGAGCGAGTTGGCTCGGTGGGAAATTCCAGAACTGGCGCGAGTACAAGCGATAACTAATCACACCATGGAACCGTCGGACTACGACGAGGTCGACGTTGTCCTCCACACGTCGCTAAGTGAAAGCGTCCCTCGCGTTCTGCTTGAGGCGGCTTCTCGAGGATGCAGAATCATTGCCACTGACGTCGGTTCAACAGACTCAGTATTGCAGGGCACGGTTCACCGCCTCCTCTCTCCAGAACCCAGCATGGACGAGGTCACCCAAGCCTTGCTCGATATTGCACCCTCCGCCCCACTCGATGCTCCAGAGAGGGTCCGCATCACAAACTCGTGGACTTTGACGGCATACAGTTGCGCGTTCTTGGACAACGTTCTTCGTAATCGCGAAGCGCCAAGCCCTTGCTGA
- a CDS encoding lipopolysaccharide biosynthesis protein, translated as MFTPLVRASGLRLLALGLGISVGILIARLGGPDLKGVASAYTAAVILGSTVLNFDIGQQALRVRRESSIPIGLLRPILTITILFLVLSSAAAITAAIYDSKVFWLVAGATVHAAMTITTVVLVGLRGPAIANWTGVLQPLTLGSGVLVLAHLDALTSSNIFAATALSFLTPLTLIALPLIISDQHHSDVEDGVVPLQAVLRTSSEWQVGRLFHTATLKADVLIAAWLLGASSAGIYSVGTSLAMLANVIPQQVAHQTLHEASGSGPDRTTRRLLQSAILATASGALIAGVGTYAIVPLFGADFAKSIPVMYAAIPGVVAYSIVQVAITHLRITGSAKDYTKLAILGVAVLMTTALLMRPLEEVGIAAAWSVSCLAMTTFALKYFIGKDRTNHDPEPVHPVS; from the coding sequence ATGTTCACGCCACTCGTTAGGGCGTCAGGGCTGCGGCTTCTTGCCCTCGGCTTGGGCATCAGCGTCGGGATCTTGATCGCAAGGCTCGGAGGACCCGATCTTAAAGGGGTAGCAAGCGCATATACCGCCGCTGTCATCCTAGGCTCCACTGTTCTGAACTTCGATATCGGGCAACAGGCACTGCGGGTGCGCCGCGAATCCTCCATTCCCATAGGTCTACTAAGACCTATCCTCACTATAACCATTCTGTTTCTGGTTCTGTCTAGCGCAGCGGCGATTACGGCCGCAATTTACGACTCGAAAGTCTTTTGGCTTGTCGCTGGAGCGACAGTACATGCCGCTATGACCATCACGACTGTGGTTCTCGTTGGACTCAGAGGTCCCGCCATCGCCAATTGGACTGGCGTCCTTCAACCCCTCACACTGGGCTCGGGTGTATTGGTATTGGCGCACCTCGATGCCCTTACTTCAAGTAACATCTTTGCTGCCACTGCACTCAGTTTCCTAACACCACTCACACTAATCGCCCTTCCGCTGATCATCTCGGATCAGCATCACTCAGACGTCGAAGATGGCGTAGTCCCACTCCAGGCCGTCCTCCGAACATCGAGCGAATGGCAAGTGGGAAGGCTGTTTCATACAGCGACACTTAAAGCCGACGTACTCATCGCTGCCTGGCTCTTGGGCGCCAGCTCAGCAGGAATCTATTCCGTCGGCACGTCACTAGCGATGCTGGCCAATGTCATCCCCCAGCAAGTAGCCCATCAAACACTCCACGAAGCGTCGGGCTCGGGACCCGACCGAACCACTCGACGCCTCTTGCAGTCAGCAATATTAGCAACAGCTTCCGGGGCACTCATAGCGGGAGTCGGAACTTACGCCATCGTCCCGCTGTTTGGCGCCGACTTCGCGAAATCTATACCCGTTATGTACGCAGCGATCCCTGGTGTGGTTGCTTACAGCATTGTGCAGGTCGCAATAACGCACCTTCGAATTACAGGTTCTGCCAAAGACTACACGAAGCTAGCCATTCTTGGAGTGGCAGTCCTCATGACGACCGCTCTTCTTATGCGGCCCCTCGAAGAGGTAGGAATCGCGGCAGCTTGGTCGGTCTCATGTTTGGCGATGACCACATTCGCTCTCAAGTACTTCATTGGAAAGGACCGAACTAATCATGACCCGGAACCAGTCCATCCCGTCAGTTAA
- a CDS encoding polysaccharide biosynthesis protein, which produces MLTTAVFLAAWLRYDFNPAATFSAPIAQLALIALAAHLLLGGIAGPYAVGHLRGSYEEIIDLTRTVALWALPLQVVTVFGPWNLGPRSLPVTAGAVALIGMFGARFVLRTARSHIAPSSAAEQRVLVFGAGEGGRQLVRTLVRDPSGSMVPVGLIDDNKSKRRMRIDGVRVLGATPDLVNIAEKTEATTLAIAVPSASAELVRTLRALAEDAGLSTLILPRADEILGPVGGSDLRSLDLADFLGRRPIELDATAIADTISGRTVLVTGAGGSIGSELCRQIGKFGPSRLIMLDRDESALHGTQLSVTGQGLLESDDVVLADIRDADRMVEVFQHHRPDVVFHAAALKHLPLLEMYPEEAWKTNVLGTLNVLRAAHTASVSTFVNVSTDKAANPSCVLGYSKRVTERLTAYFADIDDHTYVSVRFGNVLGSRGSVITAFTSQIERGGPITVTHPDVERYFMLIPEACQLVLQAAAIGRDGQVMVLDMGEPMKIVDVAKTLIDLSQQKDIEIIYTGLRPGEKMSEELFTPGESIESTAHELVSSVDVPSLAADQLLASTTSPRHSAVAWMRQCAYPADVHATR; this is translated from the coding sequence GTGCTCACCACCGCCGTGTTCCTCGCAGCGTGGCTACGGTATGACTTCAACCCGGCGGCCACGTTTTCGGCTCCCATCGCTCAACTCGCGCTGATCGCCCTTGCCGCTCACCTTCTACTGGGCGGCATTGCCGGCCCATATGCCGTGGGTCACCTTCGGGGTTCCTACGAGGAGATCATCGACCTCACCCGCACAGTCGCGCTGTGGGCGCTGCCCTTGCAGGTCGTGACCGTGTTCGGGCCGTGGAACCTCGGTCCCCGATCCCTCCCCGTCACGGCTGGCGCGGTGGCGCTGATCGGGATGTTCGGCGCACGTTTCGTCCTGCGTACTGCTCGCTCGCACATCGCTCCCTCCTCGGCAGCGGAGCAACGAGTCCTCGTGTTCGGAGCCGGTGAAGGGGGTCGCCAGCTCGTGCGCACCCTTGTCCGGGACCCATCGGGAAGCATGGTCCCCGTCGGGCTCATCGACGACAACAAGTCCAAGCGCAGGATGCGCATCGACGGGGTCCGCGTCCTCGGAGCCACGCCGGACCTCGTGAACATCGCCGAGAAGACGGAAGCGACCACGCTCGCCATCGCAGTTCCGAGCGCGAGCGCCGAGTTGGTGCGCACCCTACGCGCCCTCGCAGAGGATGCGGGCCTGTCGACGTTGATCCTCCCCCGTGCTGACGAGATCCTGGGCCCGGTCGGTGGGAGCGACCTGCGCAGTCTTGATCTGGCTGACTTCCTGGGGCGTCGCCCGATCGAGCTCGACGCCACCGCCATCGCCGACACCATTTCCGGACGCACCGTCCTCGTTACGGGCGCAGGAGGCTCCATCGGATCCGAGTTGTGTCGCCAGATCGGCAAGTTCGGGCCCAGTCGGCTCATCATGCTCGATCGTGATGAGTCCGCGCTGCACGGCACCCAACTGTCCGTCACGGGACAAGGGCTCCTCGAGTCCGATGACGTCGTCCTTGCCGATATCCGCGACGCCGACCGCATGGTCGAGGTCTTCCAACATCATCGTCCCGATGTCGTCTTCCACGCGGCAGCGCTAAAGCACCTACCCCTCCTTGAGATGTACCCAGAGGAGGCCTGGAAGACCAATGTGCTCGGCACGCTCAATGTCCTGCGGGCGGCGCACACCGCCAGCGTGTCCACCTTCGTCAACGTATCGACGGACAAGGCGGCGAACCCCTCCTGCGTACTTGGCTACAGCAAGCGGGTCACAGAACGGCTGACGGCCTACTTCGCGGACATAGACGATCACACCTACGTCAGCGTCCGATTCGGCAACGTCCTCGGGTCCCGCGGATCAGTCATCACGGCCTTCACCTCGCAGATTGAGCGAGGCGGTCCGATCACAGTAACCCACCCCGACGTCGAGCGATACTTCATGCTCATTCCAGAGGCATGTCAGCTCGTGCTCCAAGCAGCCGCCATAGGGCGCGATGGTCAAGTCATGGTGCTCGATATGGGCGAGCCGATGAAAATCGTCGACGTGGCCAAAACACTCATCGACCTGTCGCAGCAGAAGGACATCGAGATCATTTATACCGGCCTGCGTCCTGGTGAGAAGATGTCCGAAGAGCTCTTTACACCCGGGGAGTCCATCGAATCCACTGCTCACGAGCTTGTATCAAGTGTCGACGTCCCGAGCCTTGCTGCCGACCAATTGCTGGCGTCCACGACTAGTCCCAGACACTCCGCAGTCGCTTGGATGCGCCAGTGCGCGTACCCAGCAGATGTTCACGCCACTCGTTAG
- a CDS encoding polysaccharide biosynthesis tyrosine autokinase yields the protein MTNLSRGTKLVELQDYLRIVRKRWMTIVITTLVVVGLAAGWTALQTKQYTSSTQFFVSVSGAEDSTALQQGSTFTQQRVKSYASLLTTPRALNPVIDELGGEETSADLAEQITVTTPPDTVLIEVSVTDSSPTHAEAVADAIGETFPEVVAEVETPEGSGMSPIKVTLVEPAVTSETPTSPVPVRNLGLGLVLGLLLGVGLAVLRHMVDTTVRTDEDVDEVTEEPVIGAVHYDPRAGKEPLIVQSDPSSPRSEAFRAVRTNLMFVDAANHPRTIMLTSSIPGEGKSTTIANLALTLAQSGSSVCLIEADLRRPRLLEYLGLEGSAGLTDVLIDRADLDDVLQPYGADRLEVIGAGAIPPNPSELLASEAMSRVLAQLSVRFDYVLIDTPPVLPVTDAVVLSTKVDGVIVLVGTTIVRKEQLKATLESLCAVDNTLLGLVLNRVGHASSGGYGSGYYGYYAEEHHPTSRAARKQGRERRLANSRR from the coding sequence GTGACCAACTTATCGAGAGGCACCAAGCTCGTGGAGCTGCAGGACTACCTGAGGATCGTTCGCAAACGATGGATGACCATCGTCATCACGACGCTCGTCGTCGTCGGACTGGCAGCTGGGTGGACCGCCCTGCAGACGAAGCAGTACACCTCCAGCACGCAGTTCTTCGTCTCGGTCTCTGGCGCCGAGGACAGCACGGCCCTGCAGCAGGGAAGCACCTTCACCCAGCAGCGGGTGAAGTCCTATGCCTCGCTGTTGACTACCCCCCGGGCGTTGAACCCGGTGATCGACGAGCTCGGTGGCGAGGAGACGAGCGCGGACCTGGCGGAGCAGATCACGGTCACCACTCCTCCGGACACCGTCCTGATCGAGGTGAGTGTTACCGACTCCTCGCCCACGCACGCCGAGGCGGTTGCCGACGCGATCGGCGAGACCTTCCCCGAGGTCGTTGCCGAGGTGGAGACACCGGAGGGGTCCGGCATGTCGCCGATCAAGGTCACTCTCGTCGAGCCGGCGGTCACAAGTGAGACCCCGACGAGCCCTGTTCCCGTGCGCAATCTCGGACTCGGGCTCGTCCTCGGCCTGCTGCTCGGAGTCGGTCTGGCCGTCCTGCGCCACATGGTGGATACCACGGTGCGCACCGACGAGGACGTCGATGAGGTCACCGAGGAGCCGGTCATCGGCGCGGTTCACTACGACCCGCGTGCCGGCAAGGAGCCGCTCATCGTGCAGTCGGACCCGTCGTCACCGCGCTCCGAGGCCTTCCGTGCGGTGCGCACCAACCTGATGTTCGTGGACGCCGCCAACCATCCCCGGACGATCATGCTCACCTCCTCCATCCCAGGCGAGGGCAAGTCCACGACGATCGCGAACCTCGCGCTCACTCTGGCCCAGTCCGGCTCCAGCGTATGTCTCATCGAGGCCGACCTGCGCCGCCCCCGACTGCTGGAGTACCTCGGCCTCGAGGGTTCTGCTGGACTGACCGATGTCCTCATCGACCGGGCGGATCTCGACGACGTGCTCCAGCCGTACGGCGCTGACAGGCTTGAGGTGATCGGGGCAGGGGCGATCCCACCGAACCCGAGCGAGCTCCTCGCGTCCGAGGCCATGAGTCGCGTTCTCGCGCAGCTGTCCGTCCGGTTCGACTACGTGCTCATCGACACCCCACCGGTCCTGCCCGTCACGGATGCCGTGGTCCTCAGCACGAAGGTCGACGGTGTGATCGTCCTCGTAGGGACGACCATCGTGCGCAAGGAGCAGCTCAAGGCAACCCTCGAGTCCCTATGCGCTGTCGACAACACGCTCCTCGGCCTGGTCCTCAACCGCGTCGGGCACGCCTCGTCGGGTGGCTACGGCAGCGGTTACTACGGTTACTACGCCGAGGAGCACCACCCGACGTCGCGGGCGGCGCGCAAGCAAGGTCGCGAGAGGCGCTTGGCCAACAGCCGTCGATGA
- a CDS encoding low molecular weight phosphatase family protein, whose amino-acid sequence MSVRILTICTGNICRSPYAHLALQHGLDAVRPGAFEVASAGTHAMIDNPVDPGSARILQGRGIIHDDFAARQITERILEDVDIVLPLEVAHRKIVLSYSPRHLKRAFTLKEFARLLDSADAREPWTQRLAGMGTPEERWAALPSHLARERGLNRAEEGADDIADPYRRPQEAFDQMAVEVDAAVDRIVAFERQFS is encoded by the coding sequence ATGAGCGTGCGCATCCTGACCATCTGCACCGGCAACATCTGCCGCTCGCCATACGCCCACCTGGCGCTCCAGCACGGACTCGACGCGGTCCGGCCCGGTGCCTTCGAGGTGGCCAGCGCCGGCACCCACGCGATGATCGACAACCCGGTCGACCCGGGCAGCGCGCGCATCCTGCAAGGGCGAGGCATCATCCACGACGACTTCGCGGCCCGCCAGATCACCGAGCGGATACTCGAGGACGTCGACATCGTCCTCCCGCTCGAGGTCGCCCACCGCAAGATCGTGCTCTCCTACTCCCCACGCCACCTCAAGCGGGCATTCACCCTCAAGGAGTTCGCTCGGCTGCTCGACTCGGCCGATGCCCGCGAGCCGTGGACCCAGCGCCTCGCCGGCATGGGGACGCCTGAGGAGCGGTGGGCGGCGCTCCCTTCGCACCTGGCGCGTGAGCGCGGGCTGAACCGGGCCGAGGAGGGGGCCGATGACATCGCCGATCCCTACCGGCGACCGCAGGAGGCCTTCGACCAGATGGCTGTCGAGGTGGATGCTGCTGTCGATCGGATCGTGGCGTTTGAGCGGCAGTTCAGCTGA
- a CDS encoding PGPGW domain-containing protein — protein MTNQTKRIAKLTLGWLLVVVGVAALVLPGPGLLALAAGLLLLSQQYEWARRRVEPVRRAALKAAAESVQSAPRALITLCGALLVIAVGAVWGIHPPAPGWWPLPDRWWLFAGWGTGSTLIFSGIVAIGLMIYSWRRFRSDGPETALS, from the coding sequence ATGACCAACCAAACCAAACGCATCGCCAAGCTCACCCTCGGATGGCTCCTCGTCGTCGTCGGCGTGGCAGCCCTGGTCCTCCCCGGACCAGGACTGCTGGCGCTCGCCGCCGGCCTCCTCCTGCTGTCGCAGCAATACGAGTGGGCCCGCCGTCGGGTCGAGCCGGTCCGGCGGGCCGCACTCAAGGCCGCCGCGGAGAGCGTGCAGTCGGCACCCAGGGCCCTGATCACGCTGTGCGGTGCGCTCCTGGTCATAGCCGTGGGAGCGGTGTGGGGCATCCACCCGCCCGCACCCGGCTGGTGGCCGCTGCCGGACAGGTGGTGGCTCTTCGCAGGCTGGGGCACAGGCTCCACACTGATCTTCTCCGGCATCGTCGCCATTGGGCTGATGATCTACAGCTGGCGACGGTTCCGCAGTGACGGCCCGGAGACTGCCCTCAGCTGA